taatcaatatcTCCCAGTTGATTAACACTTTGACATAAACTCAAACCCATCTAAATTTAGGGGTTGTCATTCCTCCATGTGCAACAGTCGACTGCTACCATTGTATCAATCGGTTGTTGTACCATAACTTAACTATTCTAATGATCGAGTTCGCCTATCTTCAGGTTCTACCATTGTCCAAGGGTTACAATCACTTAAAGGGTCTCATTCTCACTAAGTCTTACCTTGTTCCCGATGACCTTCATGCCTTCTGAGCTTCCATGCTTAGAGTCTCCTAATCTTCAGTTCTTCATTATCTAGCATTGGGTCACTTGACATATTGAAACTTTTTTTCGCAAAGAGTTTGGTCCTCAATTTTCTTGGACATTCCATGTTTAACATCTATTCTCCCTGGCTTACTGGGACTTCACATATGCTAAAATATTTCTTGGACTTTCTTGCCTAATATCTATCCGCCCCTGTCTATTTAGACTTCATCTTTGCAAAgaaccttcttggacttccttgACTAGTGTATCTGTCAGGCTACCTACTCTCACACACTTGACACACCATTTGAGATTATAATATATACCTAACTTAAATATGATTCAAACATAGAAACTCATGCAATATCATATTCTTGGGGAATGATTGAACTAACACAATAAACTCCAATCAATTGAGTGTACCAATTTTATCGCACCGAGTCATCATCCATAACCCGATCTCATCGAATCACAAGCTTTATGAGCTTCATTTGCATCTTGCCAAGTCCCTAAGCAACATACTTCACACATTAGATACAaaagtaaacctaacttaaatcctctGCATAAGAACTATGATTGAACATGGACATGTATGATTGAACCAATAATATccatctttttgatatttgataattcaatttaggaaatgaaaaaaaatatatgaccTAAAACCACACTCGCCCTGCACCTAAACCCCACCTTCCCAAGAGCTAGAAAGTTTCTAAGAGGAAATGAATTTATAACATAAACCACTTCCCTTTCTCCCCCTTTAACACACATAGAAAGCAtacataaataataattaaaaacataaaaatgatCATAAACATGTTTCCTTATCCCTAAATggatgtcaaggaaaattaaatgTTAATGATCAAAAACATGTTGAACATTCTACTAAACTCCAACTAAGTCACTATAACATGTCAGTCAAGTGAATCAAGAATCAATCAACTTGGGTCTTAACTTCTCAATAGTATCAAGCTTTTAAATTGAATAAAAATTACCTAAACCTCTAAAAAGAATTTGAAACTTTGATATTAGGAAAAGGGTTAAGTTAGAATATATACTTAATTAGTTTGCGACAAGATGTGGGAGTAAGTCACAATGCATGTTGAAATCCCGATAGATCAAGAGTTATAGGATACCTAGCAAGAAGAAGTTTAGGTATATCAAGAGTGATCAAATTTCTAGCAAGAAAAAGTCTTGTTAATCAAAGTTGATCAGTTGCTTGACAAGAGGAAGATCGACCAATGGAAGACTTGATAAGgtggaaaatattttatttaaagtctTGCAGATGGGTTCTCTAGTGACTCGATGGATTTCATTTGTGCAATCATGGAGACAAAGGGTTAGATTAGGCACGAACAAAGCCTTAGAATTAGCTTAGTCACTATTTTACTTGACTAAAACAAATCTATTAGTCAACTTCTCATTTAGTTTGCAAATGACATGGTTCATTATTTGGAAACTAAAATATGCCAATCAACTCAATATTCAACTAATGATGAGTCATTCAACTGAAGTAGTCAATTGGGAAACATTCTAATTGCTTTCAAGCATTTTGCTTGTTCATCCCATGAAGAGCAACTGACTAATGATCATCTTAAATCAACTAGAGTtataattactttttttttaataagaaaaTGATTAATTTGTTGTAACAACATATAACAATTGACTAATGGTGGTTGAATGATCTTAACTGAATGGTTAGTATGTTATAATAGATGTTCAAGGTAAGCCAGTCAATTAATGGAGATAAACAGTCGACTCAAATGTTGAAATAGTTATCTAGTGGGGTTAACAATGAGTAGTTAACTGATGATTTAAGAGAATTAACTTGATTGATATAagtccatggtgactttaggatGGGCAAAGGGAAATTCTAGTAGGTCGACGGTAGTTGGATATTGAAGAATGAGTAAAGTACCAAAAAGGAGTTCTTAGACAAAAATGAAGTTTTAGTAGATTGACAACTGGATACTAGGAAATTGGTGAAGTCTTGGAAATAAGGAATCTCTAGGCACCGATGAAATTCTAGTAAGTCGAGGTTGATTTATACTAAGTACATGAAGATGTCCTAGTGGACAAAGAGTCTCTTGTTATGATATGAATCTGGACTTGATGTGGCTAGAACTAgagtatcaatcgattgatggaaGAGGAGCAATAAATTGATAAACCTGAAACCACAATGATGTGGTTTAGTCGAGTTTAGGATATACCAATCAACTAATTTAGCAATTGGTTGATGAATCTGAAATcataaaattataatttggacATATTTGTGGTTTGGCTAGTCAATTAATGTtaatatcaatcgactgatgtagTCAATAAGATagtcaactcaaaataaaataaaataaaatattttatagtcaACTATGACGGTAGACTAATACATAGACACTCAATTGGTGGAATTGACTgatgttaaaataaaattttgttaaggaGACGAGATTCAGATAAAGATTATACAACAATTAAATTCTTACAATCTACAATAGACTAGTCACCTAGAAGGAGATTATTTAGTCAATTAATTAACCAAAAATCGATTGGAGGACAGCAAGAAGTCGACTAATCAATAGATTTAGGTCACTAATAGAAACCCTATAAAGAAGTTTTTATGAGGCTGTGGCCAAGAATTTTGGAGATATGTTCTACGAGGTGCCAAGATGAATGCTATTACATTCCAAGGCTTCTATAGATCATTTTGAATCAAAGTGAAAAAGCAATCAAATTTTCTTTGCAATCTTTTATTTactatatttatattattgttgCTGGCACCAATTTTGTACTTGTCTGTTGTTGTAAGAATGTAAGAATACcgttagggtgcgtttggttcggggttattcttgataaccttggttatccatccaaggttatcaacaaaaaccttgtttggtttaggtattcgatgattcccaagtaatgttccatgcccgacacgtcagcaaaagggtcatgcagcccgaaatcggaaaacctcagaaaactaaggtttttcttgattccggggttaacgaatttttttaccaaaaataccctccgataagaaaaaacatgaaaaaaagagaaaaaatgtaaaaaaatacaaaaaatgtaaaaaaataaaaaaaatattttaaaaaatttaaaaatttaattttttaaaaaaataaataattttttaaaaaaataaaaaataaaaattttaaaaataaaaatttaaaaaatgttaaaaaaaatttaaatttttaaaaaaatttaaatttttttaaaaaaaattttaaaaattttaaaaataaaaaaaaatttataaaaattttaaaaataaaataaataaataaaaattaaaattaaaaaaatgtaaaaaaataaaaaaatataaatataaaaaatataaaaacattaaaaaataaaaaaacacataaaaagtaaaaaaatatacaagaaaaagaaaagtaaaaaaacattaaaaaaaaataaataaataataataataatattattattattatgtatagttagttttgtaactgagggtaatacggtaaaatattaaaatagggtattcattaaaaccttcaaacaaacaagtttttgttgcattacctaagttgaaccaaacaacatttggttatattttattccctataaccttggtattttatattttaccaggtaatcacataaccaaggttatacatgatgacttgaaccaaacacacccttagtgTAAGAAGTTTCTCCTCCTTTAGATGGAATCCAAAGAGAGAAAAGATGTAATGTTATCGGGTTAactcattattaaaaaaaatgataattctaGTTAGTCTTATTGACTATCTCTGGTGGTAATCGGTTTGGTCCCACGGAATTTTTCTATCGATCACcaggtaaatcgggaagtgcacACAACGGTCAGTCcagaagtccaacatcctttggttACGTCTCCCATTTGAAGGAAAATTTTCTGTAAATGCATTATAATTGGGGATCGAACCGTAGATGTCTGAGTGATAACCTGAATATCCTACCATAATACCATAACTTCGGGAATGAATTAACTCATTACATATGTTTATAGACCGTGGAGTAAGAACTAGGATTTTTGAATCATTAAAAAAAGCTAAGGTTTGTGTGTCTTTCATTTGTGCTATTTTTCATATTGTGCGTTTGGAACTGGAAGATCTTTTCATCCATTGCGTCATGCACCGAATCCAAGCCATAAAATTAACAACCACATAGGCACACCCAAGGAGCAACCACTCGGATAAGGATAAGATTGAGAGCATCGCAACCACCCAATAAGACCCTGACACCTCATCCCATACTAGATTCTATAATTTCGCGCCATGTAGATACATGTTTCAGATATAGCAAGCaaacttctctcttctcctctcttgtgcttgggaagaagaagaagaagaagaagaagaagaagacgacaaTGGCAGTAGCCTCAGCCCCCTCCATGGCCAGCCAACTGAAGTCGACGAACCTTCTCTGTTCCAGCACGAGCAGACCCCTCGTGAACCCCAAGGGCATCTCAGGACCATCACTCACCAGGAAGAGGCTGTGCCTCACTGTTAGAGCCATCCAGGCGGAGAAGGTACGTAGCAGCAAGCAATTAaccaaattataaattatttatttatatttgtgcATGATTTGATGTACATTAATTGGGCAGCCAACGTATCAAGTGATTCAACCCATCAACGGCGACCCGTTCATCGGCAGCCTGGAGACGCCGATCACTTCGAGTCCACTGGTTGCCTGGTACCTTTCCAACCTGCCGGCCTACCGCACCGCCGTCAGCCCGCTCCTCCGCGGCATCGAGGTCGGCCTCGCGCATGGGTACCTCCTCGTCGGGCCCTTCGTGAAGACGGGCCCGCTCCGTAACACCGAGGTGGCTGGCGCCGCCGGATCCCTGGCCGCCGCCGGTCTCGTCGTCATCCTCACCGTCTGCCTCACCATGTACGGGGTGGCGTCGTTCAACGAGGGGGAACCGTCGACGGCGCCGACGCTGACGCTGACGGGGCGGAAGAAGGAAGCGGACAAGCTGCAGACGGCGGAGGGCTGGTCGCAGTTCTCGGGTGGGTTTTTCTTCGGGGGGATCTCCGGCGTGCTCTGGGCTTACTTCCTCCTCTACTTCCTCGACCTCCCTTACTACATTAAATAGATCTTTCTTCTTCAGTGTACCTGGTCAATTGGGAATGTGAGAGACGTTCTGGGCTTCGATTTGTATATTTGACTTCAAATGGTTCATATCAGTTGTTTAATCTCTCCTAATAATCTCTTCACACTAATTGGATATTAAATAACTTTTATTTAGAGAAACAATGAGAAGGTTAAATCTCTctcaataatattatattataaatttaaaattatataataatatcctagctAGCTAAAAGCCCTATAGGAATTATATCAACAAAATAAAGGTGTAGCTGAGGTAAAATTCACATAATTAATATAATTAGAAATTGAATCAACTTAGATCATGTTTGGCATTTTGGATTGGCATATGAAGTTGCTAAAAACTTTATTATCACTGAGCATCTACCCTTAAATCTATGGACATGGTATTTTAGTTGATTGAATGTGTTAGTGTAATAATATTTTAAAGCTAGTTGGGTTGATGTTAGGAGTAGActatatagatatttaatcaattgttttaattatatatatatatatatatatatatatatatatatatatataatatgatgttaattctaatatatttttgttgaatgataatagttggatagaaaaaaaaaattatcaatataaAAGATATCCGATtttttaatgggtatgggtatgaGAAGGAATATTTGATACTCAATGGGTATGAGGACAAAAGATATGAAATCTGATCTATTATCATCCCTAGTTGTGAAGGGatttgatgtgatgcacataaaGCTTGTAAAATTTATGATTCAATGAGGTAGATTCATGTGTGATGACTTTGCAGGATGTGTTAGGGCATGTAGagaactagagggggtgaatagtttgTTCGCTTCTTCGATGATGATTTGCAACGGATATTGGAAGTGAAAACTCCATAACGCTAACACCTTCATTTTACTAGGTATACACCTCtttgagatgactaatctaaaAGTTCACTCTCCTCACTCATAGATGCACTATGAAAACTTCTTTCCCGgagacggagaagcctcatacaatctAAACACGAGAAACACAATAAGAAACATacaagaaaatacaaagaaaataaaaaatgatttacAATAATGAAATCTTACTTAGCTTGCTCTCTTGTTGCATGGAAATGTCTCTTGATCAATTAGAAATGCAGCATCACTTCATCCTCAACATCCCAAGCATTGATGACAAAAACCCTAGTTGAACTCTCTTTTATATAGACGTTGTTCGACCTATTTTTCGCTTCCCAATCAATTAGTttttcttcccaatcgattgtcatgtcatCATTCGACCATTCAACCTACATAACGACTCTTTTTCAGACCCGTAATTGATTGatgagtcataccaatcgatttGGCAGCTTTTAATCAATTGCCCCAATCGATTCAAAAGCTTTCTGTTTTAGAGAAAGCAACCTAATCAATTGCCCAATTGATTCCCAATCTCACTTTTCTCTCGCGACAAAGGCCTCAATCGATTAAcacaatcgattgggaaaggCTGAATCGATTGCCTCAATCGATTCACCGAGTATTTATTCTTCATGAAAtacaacccaatcgattgaacatcTTCCCAATTGATATAGTACTCTCGCATGAAATCCATTGTACTTTGCGAAAATAACACACCAATCAATTGCTCCAATCGATTGGATGAGTCGATCGATTAACCTAATCGATTATCCAAACCTAACTCATTTGATCTAAGTCTAGGGTTCTCTTAATATCCGATCAACCATCACCTGTTGGGACTTTTCACTGTCTAACATCTAATTAACCTTAACCTGTcaagacttcttcaccaagtgtccagttctacttgacccacttagatttttctcttgtctaacctccagttaggactagtcactcggtagactttcACCCTGCATAATCTCAGTTAGAGCTTGCCTTTGCCGGTGTGTGATCCTCCttggcccacttggacttttctttgcctaacctcaattagaactagtcactcggtagacctCCACCCTGCCTAATCTCAATTAGGGGttttccttgcctaaccatagttaaggCTTTCCTTTACCAATGTGTGATcctctttgatccacttggactttcctttacctaaccttcaattaggattttccattgcctaacttccaattaggactttcccagctcttacatattgtcaaacatcaaaatttaagTTCAAGCAAACTCGAGCTTAgtcaactgatcaacctcgacctaaggacaattgcaccaacaatcttccttttttttttatatttggtgatatgtttaagttaggttaatccatTAGCGCAAACTTCTATCTTCATTATATGTCAAAGTATAAATGAGGGTTTCTAACTCAAAcctacattctcctccttttacacacatcaaaaactctttcCAAGAGTTAATTTGTTCAAATGAACCCAATGAAAGTTTCATAGCTTTCATTATATcctatgctcaaccttgagcatacatTCATCACAATGAAGATTTTGTTGGGTGGGACCTCTTTgagagctagaggaggggggggggggtgaatagcttgctcGCTTCGTCGATGATGATCttttgcagcggaaataaacTCGAAGCAAGCTCCCAATGCTAACACCAAgaattacttggtatccacctcaaaagaggtaactaatccaaggattcgacCCTAACTCACACATCCACTATCAAAACACTTCTTCTCGAAAATAATccgtaggcagagaagcctcttacaaacttACACACACCgaaatataagaaacaagaaGCTATTGCAACataatcttacaagattacacaaTGAAAACTctagcttcctcttcttcttgctggAATACGCCTCTTGAGATTCTTGGAAGTCTaacaacactcctctctaagcctccaagatctggTGTGTCGGTGAGCTCAATGCAGAAGAAAACCTGTGAGAGATTGGGAGGAGAAGTGTCAAAACAGTGCACGCGAAACCCTTTTATCGAGTGTACAACGGTTATATTCCAACCTTAAGTGATTACTCTAATCGCTTAAGTGttcttaatcgattagggtaatcaattaAGAATCTTTCTATTTGATCTTACCACACATTCTGTGTCTTCACGAAAACCAAGTTTAAGCGATTACTCTAATCGATTAGGCCGCTCTCTGTTTACTCGTGTCAAATGACTTAATCGattgccttaatcgattaagaatttCGTAATCGATTGCCTTGATCAATTACGCCCCTTTCTGTTTCAAACAGAGAGTACCTTAAGCGATCAAGCAAACTTCTTAATCGCTTACCACACTATGTAattgattagcctaatcgattaccaaaccctaacttccaaACCTAAGTCTAGAGTTCTTtgcccaacatccgatcaaccgtgacctgttaggacttctcattgcctagcatttggtcatccttgacctgctgggacttttctaccaaatgtccggtcaatccttttacccacttggacttttctccatgTATCAAATGTTTGTCCTCTATGatatacttggacttccaaacaccaagtgtttagtcaaccttgacccacatgGATTTTCAATCgtctggtttcactcacaaggattttttgaactgcttggcttcactcaccaggactttccacaccaagtgtctggtcaacattgatctacttagattttcatcttctgccaacGTTCCCTTTAGACTTTCCTTTCCTAACcatcagttaggacttcccaatcaagtattcagtcaaccttgacctacttgactctttttcgcATCAAACTAATCAAATCTTGACCAGTGGGGAATTGTACCAAACAATCTCCCAAATtagacaattgcacctgcaatctccacatattgtcaaacatcaaaactcaaacatctagactcaagcttgagctaactcaagcttagtcaaattgatcaaccttgatctagaGAAATTGCACCAATAGATTTCTAATCTTCCTTTATTTCCTCAtccttatttattaaaaataaataaatcatgtctttaaggaaGACTTCCCCTTAAAATATGCTACAActtttatcattgcaccaacaatgatttagaatttctaaacctttaggaaattctAAAATTGAAGTTATGAGATTAAAAATTCAATCTTGAATCTAAACCTCCTCCTTAACTCTAAGTTGGACACCTTTAGCCATTCCTTTctcattttcatcaagaaaattacccataaatgCTTACCTAAGTACTACAGAGGGTTAGAGATAGTTAAATGACCTAAGTATGGCTTAATCAGTTGAAATAAACTTATTTCAGCCGAAATCAAAGCTTCCAATCGATTGATTTCATATACCAATCAATTCAGGCATGTCTTAATCGATTGGTTTAACCTTCTAATTGATCACATGATCAATTCCATGAGCTTCCGTGCTCACAGAAATTCACCACcaattgattaccctaatcgattggtgtaaAGTAATCGATTGATCCAATTGATTACTATaactaaatttttctaactttaattttaGATTGAAATTCAGAAATCCttaaataattctatgtttttctaaaaatcatgaaacttcatgtagacattatttatgtcatatactatcaggaaaaagtagttttctatgaaaatactttctattttcagaGAATGACACAATATTAGAAATCATTTAAAACTTCAATGTTCCACTCTAACTTTACGTTTAACTAATCAATGGAAATTTATATTAACAAATagacttcaccaagattttttaaaatgtttttgaaatgtttttcaaaataaatttttaaccacgatttttgggctaaatgcacatgatttgtacattaaCTTTTCTCATGATTGGACTTCTCAAAATTcatgtattttgatgaaactaaaactcaaataaatgtaccaaatcaatatcttgagttttatttATCCACCTAATATCTCACTCATAGCTAATGTACCTCAATATACATGCATGTCATCCTTAtgatttttgtgagatgtaaattagATTCTCCCTAAACTAAGAAATCATGCATTTTTAACTTAAGCATTTAAACTTTAATCATCCAACTTaggatgtcaattgatgtcattttccttaatttcaagAAATtgaaataatgcatgataata
This window of the Zingiber officinale cultivar Zhangliang chromosome 3B, Zo_v1.1, whole genome shotgun sequence genome carries:
- the LOC122055990 gene encoding photosystem I reaction center subunit XI, chloroplastic-like, which translates into the protein MAVASAPSMASQLKSTNLLCSSTSRPLVNPKGISGPSLTRKRLCLTVRAIQAEKPTYQVIQPINGDPFIGSLETPITSSPLVAWYLSNLPAYRTAVSPLLRGIEVGLAHGYLLVGPFVKTGPLRNTEVAGAAGSLAAAGLVVILTVCLTMYGVASFNEGEPSTAPTLTLTGRKKEADKLQTAEGWSQFSGGFFFGGISGVLWAYFLLYFLDLPYYIK